The window ggtctattaactagtcaccaggcaggccaaaactccatcccaccaaaacaggttcAAATTTCAGGCagacttttcaaacagctcttacactaaaagggcattatcataattgtcACAATTTTAAAGTATTCTTCCAACATGTGTGGAAATATACATATAAAAAAACACTGGCAAATCATGTTTTTTGACTGCATTGGTCCTTTAAGTTGTGATGCGCCCAGAAGAGTGTGCTGCCAGTACTTGTAAAAATGTCCATTATTTTTATGCTTACCTTGTATCTGTTTGTCTGTAACTGCAAGCTTTTCTTTGGGTGCTGAAATCTGCGCCATTGGAACTGTTTTCCAATGAAGTAGGAAGTTAGCGACTTCAAACATGCAGTAACTCAATACTTATAAAAGATATACAATTCTTTAATGCTTACTGTGCACCTGTGCTTGTCCTGATTGCTATAGAGTTGTCAGTTTTGAATCCATAGTTTTTGATAAATAGCCTTCTCTGTTTCCCCTGCCAAATCAAAAACATCTGATTTTTGATGGGGTCCTCCTCCTCTGCTAACAGAGGTTGCTTAAAATGTTACTTTTGTCAAAAACTACGGATTTCAGCACCCAAAGTAAAGCTTGCAGTTACACAGGACAAACCTAGAGAAGGAAAACATTAAATAATGGACAGCTTTACAATTATTGACTGATAGTGACTCGATGTAGTTGGCGGTACATTCTTCTGGGCGAATCACAACTTCTCTCCGTAGAAGACATTATACaccaagtgtacaaaacattagcaacacctgctcttttcatgacatagactgcccaggtgaatccaggtgaaagctatgatcccttattgatgtcacatgttaaatccacttcaatcagtgtcgatgaaggggaggagacaggttaaagaaggatttttaagccttgacacaattgagacacggattgtgtgtgcctgtgtgtgtgtgcctgtgtgtgtgtgtgcctgtgtgtgtgtgtgcctgtgtgtgtgtgtgcctgtgtgtgtgtgtgcctgtgtgtgtgtgtgtgcctgtgtgtgtatgcctgtgtgtgtgtctgtgtgtgcgtgtgcctgtgtgtgcgcgcCATTTCAgtgggtgaataggcaagacaagatatttaagtgcctttgaacagggtgtggtagtaggtgccaggcgcaccggtttgattgtgtcaagaactgcaacactgctgggtttttcacactaaaCAGTTTCCTGGGCCAGCtaccctgtggaaggctttcgatgccttgtagagtctatgccctgACAAATTACAAGTGCTAGCATTAGCAGTTAGCTTGCTAGCGTTAGGCTGTAGGCTGTGTGAGATCGGGTTAGGATGCAGTGAGAGAGCTAGCGATGTTAGCAGTGAGGTCAGCAGTTTATCTTTTTCCTGCTCTGACAATAACAGGTAACCTGAGGATGAgaaactctctccctctcactttctctcgaTCTGACTTTCTGTAGTGTTTtatatttgatttaactaggcaagtcagttaagaacaaattgttatttacaatgacggccttccccggccaaacctggacaacgctgggctaattgtgcgccgccctatgggactcccaatcacggccggatgtaatATAGCcttgatttgaaccagggactgtagtgacgcctcttgcactgagatgaagTGCATTAGGCTGCCACAGTTAATATGTGAAATTAGGTGGGTGATTGCTATATgttaaccccctccctccccctccaggccagtctgtctgtgtggggaTGGGGGGGTCTAGGAGTGGTGCTGTTCCTCATCACTTTTGGACCCTTCGCTATCTTCTACCTGGCCTTCTATATCTGCTGCGTTGTAGGCGGGTAAGTGTGTAAAACCTGTTTGAAGTTAAATCCTTTATAGATGTGTTTATGTGAAATGATCTGTCTTGGTTGTATCCCAGCTTTCAATAGGTTTTTACTGAGATTACTAATGAATCTGGTTTACCTGtgttcttcctcttctcctcctcccccttccactcttctccctctctcctctcctcctccagtggTTTTGCGGTCACTCTGTTGTTTGGGAAGACCAACTCAGAGAGACATCTTGAGAAGTGTGAACACTCCTACCTGCCAGCCACGCAAACGGGTATACTGAAGGTAGGATGCACACActcaacaacacacactcacacaaatgactctctctcccctccccctccccctccatctctttctttatctctctctccccccctctttctcccccccccccagacgtTGGATGAGATGAGGTTGGAGCAGAAGCCTATAAAGATAGACAGGAGACTGACTGGCTCCAACTACATAGACGAGCCTCTGCAACAGGTAAGTAACAGATGGATGAACGATGGGCAAGTGAAAACAAACGGAGAGGGAGCACAGTGCTGACACACAGCCTGATGACACAGATACTTTCTGCTTACTGGGCTCTGTCTATACAACTGTGATTGAAGCCAAGTCACCAGTTTTAGTCTGCAACTATCTCAATGCAGACATTTATGTCTCTGTAGCAAAGGGGTGTGTTTGAATTTCTGCCTGTCTTAGTGGATGTTTATGTACGTGTCTCAGTGTTGAACATAACAGAGATATTCCCTCTGTTAGTCCTAGAGAATGATAGCTGTGACTGAAATGTGTCCACTAAAGGGCTAGTTAGTTGTTATAGTAGCCAGATAAAGTGAGGACATGTCTTTAAGTAGCCTAATTAGATCATGACCTGCCTGGATCAGCAGCCCCACTGTCTCTctgcagacgtgtgtgtgtgtgtgtgcgtgtgcgaggTCCTGCGTGGTTTATCTCCCTCTTGTGTTCTGTATGGCCACTGTGGGTTTAATGAAAATTGACTTCTCACCTACAATAATGACTGGCCAgtttctctcactcacactctctccctctccaggtcaTCCAGTTTGCATTGAGAGATTATATTCAGTATTGGTATTACACTCTGAGTGAGGATGAGTCTTTCCTGCTGGAAATCAGACAGACTGTCCAGAACGCTTTGGTCCAGTTCTCTACACGGTAACATTCTATTACTGCTATATGTGATTTACTGCTCTTCCTTACTTCTCTATAACTACTGTGTTATTATTATACAGGTCTAAAGAGGTGGACTGGCAGCCTTATTTCACCACCAGACTGGTGGATGACTTCGCTACTCACCTCCGAGTCTTCAGAAAGGCCCAGGACAGACTGGAGCGCAGGGATGACAATAAACAGAGTAGGAATACACATCCACCGACAGAAAGGCGCTCTCTCTCTGACATGATGAAGATGATTGTGGTGATGGTGTTAATTGTGGTAATGACAATTGTGTTGATGAAGGTGACGCTTGTGGTGATGTGTTTCTAGGGGACTTGTCGGAGGAGATGGTGGAGTCATTCTTTGAGgcggaggtagagatggagaggagcgTCTGCAGAGACGTGGTCTGCACCTCCCTGAAGGATGAagaaggtagacacacacacacacactttccattAGAGCGAGGAAGGTTAACACGCTGCACCTCAACAAGGAAGTTGAAGCaactttgagtgtgtgtgtgtgtgtgtgtgtgtgtgtgtgtgtgtgtgtgtgtacacagagtgtacaaaacattaagaacacctgttctttccatgacatagactgaccaggtgaatccaggtggaagctGTTATCACTTATTGATGTTACCTGTTAattccacttcagtcagtgtagatgaggagacgggttaaataaggattttaaagccttgagacaattgagacatggattgtgtatgtgtgccattcagagggtgaatgagctagacaaaatatgtaagtgcctttgaacggggtatggtagtaggtgcgaggcacactggtttgtttttcatgctcaaccatttcccgtgtgtatcaagaatggtccaccacccaaaggacatccagccaacttgacacgctgtgggaagcattggagtcaatatgggccagcatccctgtggaatattttcaacaccttgtagaatccatacctgacaaattgagtctgttctgagggcaaaaggggaggggggggggggggggtgcaactcaatattaggaaggtgttcctaatgtttggtatactctgtgtacatcataatgttgacattcaggtactgacgtctctgtgtgtgtctctgtgtgtgtctctgtgtcaggGTTCCTGAGGGACTTGTGTGAGGTGCTGCTCTACCTTTTACTACCTCCTGGAGACTTCCACAACAAGAACATGAGATACTTCCtcagggtgagacacacacacaaaagcagacATGCACAAGACAAGCATACACTCACACTGTGACACAAACACCAACATGAAATTGAGTGTGATGTGTGGTCCTGAGTGGCTCAGtcagtagagcatggcgcttgcaacaccaAGGGTTGCGCGTTCGATAcccgctggggccacccatacatACATCATTATCTATGCATGAATGTAAGTGGATAAAAGTCGTCTACTAAATGGCATGAAGTAATATTTTATGTGATGTAATTTGATTGTGTCCATGTCCCAGGAGATTCTGGCGCGAGGCGTTCTCCTTCCTCTGGTCAACCAGCTGAGTGATCCTGATTACATCAACCAGTTTGTTATCTGGATGGTCAGTATCAGTAATCACGTTGATAATCAATATCGTTATTCGAATCTTTTATCAATATTACCACTTGATCAACCAGTTGTAGAAGGTTAGTAGAGATCAATAACTTTTATCAATACAACTGATATAAATGTTATATAAACGCGTGTATGTGTGTAGATCCGGGACTCTAGCTGTAACTACGAGGCGTTTATGAACATCTTGAAGCTGACAGACAAAGTGTCTGAGCTGGAGGCTGTTAAAGACAAGGCCCTGGAGGAACTACAGTACCTACGATCACTGGACACCGCAGGagatggtacacacacacacacacacagacatgcatgacGCCACACTTTTACCAtaaagtaaactcagcaaaaaaagaaatgtccctttttcaggaccctgtctttcaaagataattcataaaaatcaaaatcacttcacagatcttcattgtaaagggtttaaacactgtttcccatgtttgttcaatgaaccataaacaattaatgaacatccacctgtggaacggttgttaagacactaacagcttacagacgg of the Oncorhynchus kisutch isolate 150728-3 linkage group LG17, Okis_V2, whole genome shotgun sequence genome contains:
- the snx13 gene encoding sorting nexin-13 isoform X6, with product MFAEASLSVWGWGGLGVVLFLITFGPFAIFYLAFYICCVVGGGFAVTLLFGKTNSERHLEKCEHSYLPATQTGILKTLDEMRLEQKPIKIDRRLTGSNYIDEPLQQVIQFALRDYIQYWYYTLSEDESFLLEIRQTVQNALVQFSTRSKEVDWQPYFTTRLVDDFATHLRVFRKAQDRLERRDDNKQRDLSEEMVESFFEAEVEMERSVCRDVVCTSLKDEEGFLRDLCEVLLYLLLPPGDFHNKNMRYFLREILARGVLLPLVNQLSDPDYINQFVIWMIRDSSCNYEAFMNILKLTDKVSELEAVKDKALEELQYLRSLDTAGDDINVIKNQINSLLFVKKVCETRIQRLQSGKEVDTLKLAANLGKLCIIPLEHVLVHNIALQFFMDYMQAAGAQAELFFWLTVEGYRVTAQQQLEVMEGWQKDGKKGGSTQGLLKAAALGVYEQYLSDKASPRVQVDEVSVVKLREKLQKEGDPTPEIFDEIQRKVYDMMLRDERYYPSFRQSPLYIRMLAELDMLKEPSYRGSDDGDGESFNGSPTGSINLSLDDLSNSCHDDNIQLHAFISDTDMCGYNSSGLKNVTLSKCLDAVRSLDAVLSPNTTRRQSSEFDYLWHGICILDDTIANMF